GCTGAGACCCAGGAAAAGACTGATCATGTGCCCACTCCTCTCTTCCATGCTCTCAACTTGGGACAGGGTCAAACATAGCTATGGGCTACAATCCATTTATACCCCGGTAGCTAGAATACTAAATAACCCTACATTTATTTCAGGCCTTCAGCCCCGCTAATTTAAATGGTGGACAGACTAAGAGCTATATTGTATAGGGGACTTTTATGATAGATTAGGTCTTAGATCAGGAGAATATTGTAAATATAAATATGATATACTGGACGTAGAAATGTTTGgaattcaccagatacataatttcaacatacattacaataaatacatcATTTGAAGGCCTATACCTGCATAAGGCAGGTCTCCCTCCCACTTTAACATTATCAGATTCTCAATGATCATGGTGGAAATCTGGGATACATGCTTGCATGGGAAAGAGACTTAAGTAAGTCCTTTTCCTTGCGAGAATGGCAGGACATGGCAGAAAAtactgacattttttttaattaaaatggtaAAAGCAAACTATAAAGTGTTACTTCGTTGGTATTTAGTCCCTACCCGTATTGCACAAGCAGTCCCCACTTACTCTTCTATGTGCTTCAGAGGCTGTGGAAATAGAGGTACCCACTTATATATTTGGTGGGAATGCCCTAAGAACCAGAGATATTGGAGGTGAATATATAATATGTTGTACCCTATAACTACGATTAATCGAACATTATCCCATAGTCAAGCCCTTCTGAATGAGAACATTCCCAACATTTCAGCTCCTGCCAGGAGATTTGTCATTCTTCTCAGCGGCTAAAATAGCTATTGCGACTTCATGGAAGAAAGCCATTGTCCCCATAGATCTAATTAAGCTCAAACTAATGTAGATAATGGTAAATGACAAAGAATATTGTCTAGTACAAGATAAGATGGCGTTATTCAAGGATACACGGCAGATGGGGATTTACGTACCAGTTTACGTACCCTTTAGGGCTCCCTTACGTTTCCCTGTGTCCCTTTCCCTTctgtcgtatatatatatatatatatatatatatatatatatatatatataatagattaAGGTAAAGCTATAACGTATCCAGTAGGTCTTTATGAAGTTGCTGTCCTGCTAGACCAGTTGATTGTTGTTCTTTAAACAGcttttatatgttccccatatCCCTTCTTTCTTTTCTGTACCCTACctgaaaatttttcaaaaaatgttataaaaacatTGTGAAACAAAACCATTTGTGTCAACTTCTGTGCATGTCAGATCAAACTTTGTGAACTTTTGATCAGGGTCATTTGGATGGTTTTGGCTGTCATTATGAGAAAACACATTATGTAGTTTGACAATAAATGGCTTCACCCAACCACTAAAACTATACACATTCGTAATTATTACCATTACAAAATGCAAACCTGTCCTGCAAAAGCAATCCCTCATATAGCCATGCCAACAAAAGAAAAAGTTAAAGGGCTTGTACACTTTATTTCATGATATTTGTAACATGTtggtggcaggatattaggtaccaTATATACGCGGGTATaagtcaagtttttcagcacaaaaattgtcctccggctcctcttcgggtccctacGCGATGCCGGCGGCCCGCACAATGATGTCGGCAAgtgtatgcagagttatcaccaagatgcctgtcactttaagtccCATGATCATTTAGTTTCCAGTAACTTCTCTAACCTCTTATGCTATGCTCCCAGtgaacagactttcttgctctgttaccatagtaatgatgtgtaactgccatccctgcacatcaccacaacactggccatactggttgcagtgcaaccaaccgactacagccaaacgtagtggtgatcacatgacctgtccaggcagatgaaggacatgtgatgtggacatgtgaccatcttgtgtctgctccacacagaggaaatcaacggactgattaaagggccagtagcattttaattcttcattacagtccacAGGATTTTTCTGCtttggggagcaaaattttaaataacaactaattacatattagcttatattttaaggacccattcgtatatgaattatgctgattcctgaaaCGTAAAGTCCCCTGGTTCAGAAGTTTCTTTTACTTCAACCAGTCATGCCTGGAGAtgaaaggtcatgtgatctctaacttggtcatggacagttagagatcactggACCCACCGTCTCTGAGCTATTTTATGGACAGCAATGGCAACTGAAgaggtaaaaaaaattctaaaccaAAGGGCTTAACTTTaaatatcaagaaagcggtgaagaactattaatagtcgtatattggtaacttacctaACATCCTGTCCCCATACTTTACAAATACCATGAAGTAAAGTAAATGTTAAGAtggcagagatggaaaaaaatgcTTTGTCCAAAAGGGGAAAAACAGGCTTATGAGAAAGAAAGACAGAAGAAATCATTGCTTGACTTTTATTATCCACATGCAGAATAGTCTGCATTAATGCTAAACAGTACacttctgaaaaatactaaaatactTAAAAAACTATACATCATGTAAACAAAACATAAATAAGACAATGTTCTTTATACAGAATATTTAGTAAAGAATGTTAAGGGTAAAGAATATGTACAATTTTACATTTTAGCCTAAAACCTTTTGAATACATAAAtatcaatgtcccccccccccccaaaagaaaactttttttaaGCAAATGTAGAAAGACAAATACTGCTCTAGATAAACTGCTAAATTTTAACTAGAAGTGCAAATAGCTAGACTATCAATAGCAAATTATACTGGCTGATCAAAGTGATTTCACACTCTTCTTGACTGATGAGAACCTAAACGAAGGAAAAACAATAAACAGTAATATGACTTAATTACGTAAGCCATACTCAATAAAGAACATGTGGAACATCGAACAAAGTGTTGTCACTTCAAATAACAAATAAGTCCCTGGTATTTCATCATATATTCTCATTTAGGATGCTACAGTGTGCCGCTTTTCTGGTGCTGAAGACTGAAAAATGAGAAGGGCAGGATCTGCAATGCTGTTTTCAGAAACAACTGCAGCAGGTACTGGATTGATAGAGGAGTTGCCCATACTTAAAAAAGCTTGTTCCTTGACTGCCATAGTTTTAGTAAATTGCATGACTTTACTTGGCTGTGGATTGGTGCCCTGTGGCATGCAAGGAACCATTTGAGGTTGTGGTACAGTGGTTAATGTAGGACACAGAGACCCAACATTAGATACATACTGAGTTGTATTCTGCAAAGAAGGTAACATTTTAGAAGTGGCAACAGAATACATATTCTTGAAGGATTGTCCTGAACTCTGTATTGGTGCCATGTTCTGTTTTACGTTAGGCTGTTGTATTGTGGTGTTATTCAGAAAAGGATTACTGTTTGTATGCATTCTACTGCGATCTAATGAAAGTCCTTGTTTAGTATTTGTTGAAAGCAGCAAAACATGACTTCCTGCCCCAAGTCCTTGAGGAGGGACAATTAATCGTGTTCCATTAATAGTGATCTGAGTTCCAGGTGCCAAAGGTGTGCTAGTATTGATAACCAGTTTCTGATGGGTAAAGGAGTCACTTAACTGGGGCTTTAACTGGGTAACTGTAGTGGGTGAAAATGGTGGTAGAGCTTGGTAAGAAGAGTCCACAGAACTGGACTTACATACACTAGGTGTTAAAGGAGAGTTGATCATCACCTGTGTATTGGTGGTATTTGTTGAGAGCATTTTAGGAAACTTTTCAGAGACATAAAGAGTTTTTTCCAATGGATCCCTGGTTCCTGGCTGATATGCAGGTGCCACAGTATTCTGTAAGTGTAAACTTTCTCCAATACAAGTGGTTGTTGTTGGAATTTTCAAAGAGGATAATGAATCCTTTGGATGTCCAGTAGTCTGTGTAGTTGACAGTAAAACCGATGATGAAAGATGTCCAGTTTTTACAGTTGATAAAGCTACAGTATTCCCTCCATTTGAAGGGCACAAACTGTTTGAAAAAGGTGGCAATGTATTCAAAGGGTCATTTCCACTAGACTGAGTTGAGACTGGCTTTGCTGCTGCCACCACAGTACATGCAGTAGATGCCTTTGTTATAGGCACCGTACGTATAAGGTTTGAACTTGTAATCTGTCCATTTTGTCCTTTCATGTTGAAATTCTCAACACTGGTGACTGCAAAGGTTTTTTGCGCATTTTCATCTTTTTTGCCTAATGtattttgtaaaatattaataGGTAGAACATTTTTTAGACCACTGGTGGAATTGACAATTGTCTGCCCGATTGTTAAACCAATTTTTACATCCTTTACTTGCGACACAACAGGTCCAGTACTTGTTTTAACTGGTGAAGTCATAGTGGAAGGTATTAAGATAATCTGAGGCGTCTCCGTGGGCTTGACATAAGTTTTGCCGATTATAGTGGGGGTAGCCAGTTTTGGGGTTTGTAGTGCAACATTAGCGCTGGATGAACTAGTTGGAACTTGAGTGTTGAGAAATACTAATTTTTGTGGTGCTGCTGAAGATGTTGGTGTTGTTAACACACTCATTTTTTGCACATTTGAAGATGGGACAACAGAAGGGGGTGTAAGAAGTACCACTTTATGGAGTGAGGATCCACTTAGTAAATCACTATTTGAAGGGGTGGTAGTGTCAGGCGGAACAGAAATACAAGTTTCTGTTTGTTTTAGGTTTATATTTTTGTGTACAGTACTAGTACCTTGTCCATTACTATTGTAAGAAGCAATATTTGTTATACCCTGGGAAACTGTAGGCCAATGACCTGAATAAACAGTGGTGTCAACATTAGAAGAGTGCAAGGACTTCTCTATAGTTTTACACATCCCTGAACTAGGATACTGGACTTCTTTATTGTGTATTTGCGTCTGATGGTTTTTGCCACTAGGAACTGACAAAGCCTGCAGGCCAGGAGATGGAATTAATGGAGAAAAATTGGGAGAAGCAGAGGTTTTAGTTCTTGAGATTAAGTATGACTGAAGCTGTGGGGTAAAAGTAAATATAGAGTTTGATACAGGTGTAACTTGTTCTTGGCTTGGTTGTACTTTCACAAGTCCCGTATTTCCACCCCTAGTCCTCACAAGAATCGACTGGGAGTCTCTAATGCATACAGTTTTTAATTCCTGTTTTGCGTCAGATAAATCTGATTGTGCAGCACCGGATACATTAACTACATGGCTTGCGGCAACAGTTTTGCCAGTACTTGATGTGACACCTCCCATTGCACAGAAAGAAGGTGTTGATATCACAGATGGCACAACTGACGTTGGCAAATTATCTGGCAGGATGTGAGTACTGCTTTTACTTGTTTCACACTGTGGCACCACGGTACGACAGGCATTTATTGTAACTGGTGATGGGAAAACACCAAGAGTTGAAGACGTTGTGGAATGTACTGTACTCTTGTTAGGCAAGACAAGTTGTGCTGTTCTTTCTGAATTATATGAAACCTTGGGCATATGCTGTTTTCCAGGTACTTCTATCTGTGTGAGGTGATTATCATCTCTTAATAGTTTTTCATCTTTCTGTTGGATGAGTACGTTTTTAGGCAGAAGCAAAACCTGTTGCATTAGTTTGTCTCCTGTGTTGGCATCCAATACAGGTTGTACCTGAATCTTTACAGAGGAATTGTGTATCACAGGGACACAGTGTCCATCTGGTAACTTGTAAATCATCTGTACTGGAGCTTGTAAGGAAGTCTTAAAAGGTATTGCAGGCTGCACAGGAACTACATCTTCAACATTTTGAGAAACTGATTCGCTAACTGACTGTACCAGTTGGCTTGTTAAGGTCACTTTGTTCCCAAGATTTTTTGCTAGTAAAGCCTGTATTGGCTTGGTCCCTTTCAGAGCATCAAGTGGTGAAGTACGCATGATGTCGGCCCCTATTTCTATTATACCTGGATCAATTCGTTTGTGGTCTTCTAAGGATTTTTCATGACGATTGCATGCCAAGGAAGTGCTACAGACTTCATGAGTGCTTACTTTCATTTTCTTTTGTGGAAAAGGGTCATTTTCTTCATTATCTGTAGAACTGGATGGTCTGTTAAAGCGCTTACAGCTTCTTCCAGGCAATTCTTTCAAAAATAAATCTTGCCTAGGTATCTTGCTTTTTTCACACATACCAACCTCTTCTAACAGCTTTCCTGAAAAAGAAATTATATATAGAAGAAAATCAAATATATGCTAGTCTAACCCATGCAGTTTTCAAGAAAAGAGATAACAATTTAGCACTAGAGCCGATTATTTGATGAGAGCTGCAGAAGCCTTGCCCCTTTAGACTTAGCAGCAATCATGGATGTTAGTGGTGGGTGTCTGCCATATAATACAGCAGTCATCCGCCCTGTATGGGGAGGTTTAACCTGTAATATTAGGGCCTGTTTTGTAATACAAGTGCATGGGTGGCCCTTACTGGTAAACTTTATGCACAAGTGCagattaattacaaaaagttgtaaGGTAAAGTAAAAGTAACTGGGCAACTCAGGCTTAGTAATTTGAGAAGATTTACCATATGAGAAAATATCGGCTCTCACATACAGAAGACTGTAAGTTGCTTTTAATGTAAATGGAGGCAATGCAAGATGTAAAAAAATTAGTCACATGGTAGAAATATACATAGGAAAAATCCAGTTTGTACAGTTACCTTGGAGCCGGAGGTAGAAATCAGGGCCTTAGAGTATACTCACACAGAATATTTGAAGCAACCAACTTCAACTATGCCTCCCAAAAAACTGTTTTGAATAAGGCTTTTGCAATGGTTACAAATTGTTTTATACAGTGCATTATTAGGCCAACTAATAATCTCACAAGCTACttgttttcagtaaaaaaaagaaattaaagaaaaaagcaTGTATATAAATCAGCACACAATGGAAGACTTCTTGCTAGAGTCTTCCACATGGACTTTTGTAAGAACATGCTCCAAAAATCCTTGTGAAAAATactgtgtgaacatacccttaggTTTCCACCGCAGTTCTATTCTGGTAAATTTAAAAGCAAATGTTTAACACCAAAACATTAAAACACTCTGAATTCATACCAGAAGAATCTTTCCCTTCTTGAAGAGTAACAAATGTTTTACAAAAAGTATTTGTAGATTTGTTATCCTCACATTCTTCACGATAACAAGTTTCCCTGGTAACATTTTCTGAATTTGTCAGTTTTAGAAAGTCTTCATAATCCCGTCTGAGGCGTGCTCTGTGTAAAGACGGAAGGAACAGTTATTAATTCTTTTTCcaattattttattgtacatataGCCATTATGTCACACTGTCCagccacacatatacacattacaatgATGATAAATAGTAAAGCTCATTAACCCTTTCAAGGAGATGCCTGAATGACCACAGCAAAATTTCACATTTTGGTGTGACATGCTGTAAGCTTATTATTGAGTTTTGGTTTTTTACTTAAAGCCTAACTCCGAAGTTACCTggccaaaaatagttttagcacaactGGAGACAGCATTTGACAACAATTTCAATGATATTTTGCACTCTGAATCCATCCAGGTATATCTATCAGCCCTACTACTAAAATTATcttcagcttctcctgaagtagGCGGCACtttctggttgtgacatcagaggAGGGCACTGAGGCCAGGGGATATTCCCTCACTTCCCACAAGTGAGCTCTCTTCAGGGCACAAGCAGCCCAGACAATCAGGACACAAAATCCCAGGCTGAATCATCTCTATAGTGTTACTACTGTACAACACAGAGGTGAACCTAACCCTGACAGATAAAATCAATGTCAATTTTACATCCTCACAGTTACAGTGAGCTATACAGTTTACATATAAATCTATGCATCTATTACAACCTTATTATTACAATACACTCTAACTGCTAATATGGATTTGTCAGCCAGGCTGTTCAGCAGATGCTATCACTCTCCTCTCATCCCAGGACAGTGGGGGATGAGGAGTACAGAGAACAGAGGAGACATACAGCACACATTTACTTTTAACTGATGTGCTGATCCTCCCCTCAATGACCTGTTTTTAGCCTTGTTCTGTGCACTAGATTATTAAACCAATCTGTAGGGGGAAGCCTAGACAGAGCAGACATGACGGAGCGGCTTCCTAtaatcactgagcagagagaaaGGAGAACACTGCATAGTCCCACCAACTAACCTCTATGGACTGTTCCGGCCAATTAAGCAATAATTACCATTATAAATAGCCAATTATTGCAATTTTAAACTTCTATGGAGTATTTATGTTACTGAAAatatcatactcctcctcggctaaataTACTACTCAAAAACTCAGCCTTCCATTAGTTGGggatttatggcagagtgtgccgacagaagcctcaCCTCAGTGAGAGACTTATGAAAACCTGCATACAGttagcaaaaaaacacatgaagaactcccagactatgagaaataagattctctggtctgatgagaagaagactgaactttttggtgttaatttttagtgctatatgtggagaaaaccaggcactgctcatcacctgccgaataacagtgaaacatggtggtggcagcatcatgctatgggtgcAAGGACAGAATCAGTGGTTGCAACTGGAGgagagatgaatgtggccaagtacagagatattctagatgaaaacctcttccagagtgctcttgaCCTCAAACAGGGCCGAAAGTTCACCTTTTAACAAAACACTTACCCTAAGCACACAACTAAAATATCAAACTTtcaaacaactctgtgaccattttcAAATGGTCCAGACAGagacctgacctaaacccaattgtctctgaagagacttgaaaatggctgtcaaccaacattcaccatcaaacctgagggaactggagaggatctgcaaagtAGAAAGGCAgagaatccccaaatccaggtgtcatAAACTTGTTGCATGATTCCCTAGAAGACTCATGCCTGTATTAGCTCAAAAGACGCTTCTGCTCAAAATTGAGCAAAGGGTCtgtatacttatgaccatgtgatatttcagttcttCTTGTTTAATGAATTAGTAAAAATATCCACACTTCTGGTTTTTTTTGTATCAAGATGGGGTTCAGAGTGTACAttgatgagcaaaaaaacccttttttgatattaccaattggctgcaatgaaacaaagagggaaaaatacacactgtgtgtgtgtgatatatatattatacaaataCATAGACACAAACACCTGGACATCCCCCTTAATTTGGTATCCAAAGAAAGCTACTATATTTTTACTTGTTTAGGGTTTTTATGAGAGGAAACAGCAAAAATATGAAATAATGTACACATTCTAAAGTTCTCCTTTTATCATTTAAATTACTTTTAAACTTAAAACTTTATAGAACAGTTATAACCCCATCACTCTTAAAGGTCatttaccaccagaatcaagAATTTAatgccaagcacactgacatactggggcgTGCCccttctgacaggatctgctcttcttttagcttcttatggccttgtttttaagaaaaaaaggctttaaaattaagcAAACAAGACTGAGAAGTTccattaatttgcataattgtaaaaacccttttttgtaaaaaccaaaaGCATAAGAAGGTAaaccagatcctgccagagggggcacacaccagcatgctaGTGTGATTGGTtcataatccttgatcctggtggtagatgttctttaaagggaacccatcatcacatttttcagaaatacaggtagtgacaggttcccatagagccctagtaactaccgtatataccggcgtataagacgacttttgaagacagaaaaatcttctgtcttctctggggtcgtcttatacgctggtaatcgtcttatacggcagctgtcgggtcccggtgcatggagagggctcacgggctggtaagtcttgcagcaaaggcttaccggtaaccggtgctagcaccgatcgcgggtgtttgcacagcgatggctgccggcagcctcaaaaagacatcggggcgcatactaaCCCTCCGTTGGcctcgatgtccgcgcggctcgtcttccgcaccgtcttctttcttctgctgggcgccgccatgcttttccccggggcgcctgccggggaagatcaatggcggcgcccggcagaagaaagaagacggcgcggacatcgggggagcagcgcagcacatcggggccaccggagggtgagtatataagttttttttttttttaaatgctgggctgtgctgtatactactgggggcagtgctgtatactactgggggcagtgctgtatactactgggggcagtgctgtatactactgggggcagtgctgtatactactgggggcagtgctgtatactactgggggctgtgctgtatactactgggggcagtgctgtatactactgggggcagtgctgtatactactgggggcagtgctgtatactactgggggctgtgctgtaatggtaatgttgttgttgtatgccttatgtttatgagcgacagttttcctgctatatacctgcatgtcataagaatttacattaaaaaaggaccatgttaaattcaaatctgtttttttttttaatttttaccggtgttttgtatgcgttggaaaaggggtagtcttatacggcgaatatatcttaaactctatattttaaacaggaaagtaggggggtcgtcttatacaccaggtcgtcttatacgccggaatatacggtaactgacacctttcttttagctaaaaattgttcccctatcAGTAGAGTTACTAAGGGAAAAGCTGTTACAAATTAATATAGGCTAATAGGCGTGCTAAAGggattccttaaccccttaaggacggagggtttttcggctaatttctcgctctccaacttcaaaaatccataactt
The DNA window shown above is from Engystomops pustulosus chromosome 1, aEngPut4.maternal, whole genome shotgun sequence and carries:
- the BRD10 gene encoding uncharacterized bromodomain-containing protein 10 translates to MAEVPCAGVSPLNEGTAPVSQEQVSSSVTAAGDVTCEKGSEVVCNEDVPEPYTTGQDGKGGVSGAHTPGGRAPAPTISLLQMEEKFSSGQYRAIGDFVADFRTVLEECYQLHGADHWLSKQAQKLELMLEQKLSLLSRNLQDKPHAALTSSGCEKTEEYIGCTSTRRRSSARNMANVNRGAMESIMVQVLKQAEFLRVKEEKRIKEQEKKEAEEANQKEMEEWDRGLLALAAPSSMETMWEIPAIGHFLCLAQQILNLPEIVFYELERCLLMPQCNVFLAKIMTSLLSPPHRRPTLHRRPNLPYRSWEAALRQKVQQWYTVISQAENPDRCAEKLGLCSQFFKVLGEVNPLEQKTFHELTFNQKVWLLKGLCDFVYETQSEVQDAVLGQPIHECREVILGYDSQENAYIHFPQFCGADVRVYKQRPLKAPEFPLPSIKIKRNPRVKIRRSKCKYSKRRNGVFRKVNMASSSDFTNPETFCDIKEEDSVNCQIDNCKCVSDNDMKINIEQDDHSCNDCNMTVSCKENVEKPISPGELVGYGDPLSPGEIRILENVDRYAEATLPKSDSSPLKENALKSYQVHINGSQNDSSDIMCHRVMDIILDHPLLNNKKLRINKMRPKKKKKKKIKDLLNENLQGKCENLQKHTFKSEIHSKLYLNRKQAKHKKHKSGNKSVSKKMVIKKSKKSAVLPASPEFQLVCTNLDELRELIKKIDGELKCMENYKKKSGKWHFRRQSVKELHSTLTRLLKELLPWEPKLQKAFQKNRARLRRDYEDFLKLTNSENVTRETCYREECEDNKSTNTFCKTFVTLQEGKDSSGKLLEEVGMCEKSKIPRQDLFLKELPGRSCKRFNRPSSSTDNEENDPFPQKKMKVSTHEVCSTSLACNRHEKSLEDHKRIDPGIIEIGADIMRTSPLDALKGTKPIQALLAKNLGNKVTLTSQLVQSVSESVSQNVEDVVPVQPAIPFKTSLQAPVQMIYKLPDGHCVPVIHNSSVKIQVQPVLDANTGDKLMQQVLLLPKNVLIQQKDEKLLRDDNHLTQIEVPGKQHMPKVSYNSERTAQLVLPNKSTVHSTTSSTLGVFPSPVTINACRTVVPQCETSKSSTHILPDNLPTSVVPSVISTPSFCAMGGVTSSTGKTVAASHVVNVSGAAQSDLSDAKQELKTVCIRDSQSILVRTRGGNTGLVKVQPSQEQVTPVSNSIFTFTPQLQSYLISRTKTSASPNFSPLIPSPGLQALSVPSGKNHQTQIHNKEVQYPSSGMCKTIEKSLHSSNVDTTVYSGHWPTVSQGITNIASYNSNGQGTSTVHKNINLKQTETCISVPPDTTTPSNSDLLSGSSLHKVVLLTPPSVVPSSNVQKMSVLTTPTSSAAPQKLVFLNTQVPTSSSSANVALQTPKLATPTIIGKTYVKPTETPQIILIPSTMTSPVKTSTGPVVSQVKDVKIGLTIGQTIVNSTSGLKNVLPINILQNTLGKKDENAQKTFAVTSVENFNMKGQNGQITSSNLIRTVPITKASTACTVVAAAKPVSTQSSGNDPLNTLPPFSNSLCPSNGGNTVALSTVKTGHLSSSVLLSTTQTTGHPKDSLSSLKIPTTTTCIGESLHLQNTVAPAYQPGTRDPLEKTLYVSEKFPKMLSTNTTNTQVMINSPLTPSVCKSSSVDSSYQALPPFSPTTVTQLKPQLSDSFTHQKLVINTSTPLAPGTQITINGTRLIVPPQGLGAGSHVLLLSTNTKQGLSLDRSRMHTNSNPFLNNTTIQQPNVKQNMAPIQSSGQSFKNMYSVATSKMLPSLQNTTQYVSNVGSLCPTLTTVPQPQMVPCMPQGTNPQPSKVMQFTKTMAVKEQAFLSMGNSSINPVPAAVVSENSIADPALLIFQSSAPEKRHTVAS